In the genome of Fusarium fujikuroi IMI 58289 draft genome, chromosome FFUJ_chr02, one region contains:
- a CDS encoding NUDIX domain-containing protein, which yields MTTSHYQTETFTSENLVESAGTILFRLSTQDICIMRDIKRNEYILPKGRRNVGESRRDTAIRETTEETGIPCRLLPINMKSRLCSSDDKDAPDEERLFKDVCEPISVQMRRIGEGEMKIIWWYIAAVNENETVEKCEDGFEVEWHGYEEVLQKLTFQNDRELVARAIRLVQSYYL from the coding sequence ATGACAACCTCACACTACCAAACCGAGACTTTCACATCCGAGAACTTGGTCGAGAGCGCTGGGACAATCCTCTTCCGCCTTTCAACACAAGACATATGCATCATGCGCGATATAAAGCGCAACGAATACATCCTCCCCAAAGGACGTCGTAACGTAGGCGAGTCACGCCGCGACACTGCCATCCGCGAAACAACCGAGGAAACAGGAATACCCTGTCGTTTACTACCCATCAATATGAAATCTCGCCTCTGCTCTTCTGACGACAAAGACGCCCCTGATGAAGAGCGTCTTTTCAAAGATGTCTGTGAACCGATTTCAGTGCAGATGAGAAGGATCGGCGAGggtgagatgaagatcattTGGTGGTATATTGCGGCTGTGAATGAGAATGAAACAGTTGAGAAATGTGAGGATgggtttgaggttgagtggCATGGCTATGAAGAGGTTCTGCAGAAGTTGACTTTTCAGAATGATCGGGAGTTGGTAGCCAGAGCTATTAGACTAGTCCAATCTTATTACCTGTGA